One stretch of Vibrio nitrifigilis DNA includes these proteins:
- the xerD gene encoding site-specific tyrosine recombinase XerD, producing the protein MTDAFSPDQGLVEQFLDAMWMERGLSENTLSSYRNDLTKLLTWMSNNNYRLDFISLNGLQEFQSWLVDCGYKQTSRARMLSAIRRLFQYLHREKMRADDPSALLVSPKLPKRLPKDLSESQVDSLLEAPDPNDPLELRDKAMLELLYATGLRVTELVSLTMENISLRQGVVRVIGKGGKERLVPMGENAVEWIDKFIHSGRAILLGEQTSDVVFPSRRAKQMTRQTFWHRIKHYAVIAGIDVEKLSPHVLRHAFATHLLNYGADLRVVQMLLGHSDLSTTQIYTHVATERLKQLHHEHHPRA; encoded by the coding sequence GTGACAGACGCTTTTTCACCTGACCAAGGGCTGGTCGAACAATTTTTAGATGCTATGTGGATGGAAAGAGGATTATCAGAAAACACTCTTTCATCTTATCGTAATGATTTAACCAAGTTATTAACGTGGATGTCTAATAACAACTATCGACTTGATTTTATAAGTTTAAATGGTTTGCAAGAGTTTCAATCTTGGCTAGTGGATTGTGGTTATAAACAAACTTCACGTGCGAGGATGTTGTCTGCTATTCGTCGTTTATTTCAATACTTACACCGGGAAAAAATGCGCGCCGATGACCCAAGCGCTCTATTAGTGAGCCCTAAACTTCCCAAGCGTTTACCTAAAGATCTGAGTGAATCTCAAGTTGACTCTTTACTTGAAGCGCCAGACCCCAATGACCCGTTAGAATTGCGTGATAAAGCCATGTTGGAGTTACTTTACGCAACAGGACTCCGTGTTACTGAATTGGTGTCTTTAACAATGGAAAATATCAGCTTAAGGCAAGGGGTTGTGCGTGTTATTGGTAAAGGTGGTAAAGAGCGTTTAGTGCCAATGGGTGAAAACGCAGTGGAATGGATCGACAAATTCATTCATAGTGGTAGGGCAATTTTGCTGGGTGAACAGACTTCTGATGTGGTGTTCCCTAGCCGCCGAGCAAAACAGATGACGCGTCAAACGTTCTGGCATCGAATTAAGCATTATGCAGTGATTGCGGGTATTGATGTGGAAAAATTGTCTCCGCACGTGTTGCGTCACGCATTTGCGACGCATTTATTGAACTATGGGGCGGATTTGCGCGTCGTACAAATGTTGTTGGGACACAGTGATTTGTCGACCACTCAGATTTATACTCATGTTGCCACCGAGCGACTTAAACAACTTCATCATGAGCACCATCCAAGGGCTTGA
- the fldB gene encoding flavodoxin FldB produces the protein MKIGLFYGSTTCYTEMAAEKMRAILGEDLVDIYNVKESPLTLMNDYDFLILGISTWDFGEIQEDWNDIWDQISGVDLTGKYVALFGLGDQEGYGEWFLDAMGLLHDEVKKVGANLLGYWPNQGYEFDASKALTADGTQFVGLALDEDSQYELSDERIATWIEQILTEYQDAL, from the coding sequence ATGAAAATCGGCCTATTTTATGGATCGACTACCTGTTACACCGAGATGGCAGCAGAGAAAATGCGGGCTATCTTAGGTGAAGACCTAGTGGATATCTACAACGTTAAAGAAAGCCCTCTCACATTAATGAATGACTATGATTTTTTAATCTTAGGTATTTCCACTTGGGACTTTGGCGAAATCCAAGAAGATTGGAATGACATTTGGGACCAAATTAGTGGCGTTGATCTTACTGGTAAATACGTTGCACTTTTTGGTCTAGGCGACCAAGAGGGTTACGGAGAGTGGTTCCTAGACGCGATGGGACTGTTACATGATGAAGTGAAAAAAGTCGGAGCAAACCTACTCGGTTACTGGCCGAATCAGGGCTACGAATTTGACGCATCAAAAGCATTAACGGCTGACGGCACCCAATTTGTGGGCCTCGCCCTTGATGAAGACTCACAATATGAATTAAGTGACGAACGCATCGCGACATGGATTGAACAGATCCTAACTGAATATCAAGACGCGCTCTAA
- the ampD gene encoding 1,6-anhydro-N-acetylmuramyl-L-alanine amidase AmpD, protein MINQSGWWSHARQVPSPFYDQRDAQTPISLLVVHNISLPPGQFGGPYIEQFFTGQLDPNEHPFFQVIHNMGVSAHCLIRRDGEVVQFVPFSARAWHAGQSSFAGVDLCNDYSIGIELEGTDLVAYTDEQYQALAELTREIMQQYPAITLPRITGHQYIAPARKTDPGLSFDWRRYRSLLTSRQGE, encoded by the coding sequence ATGATTAATCAATCTGGTTGGTGGAGTCATGCGCGTCAGGTGCCTTCGCCATTTTATGATCAACGAGATGCTCAAACGCCTATTTCTTTATTGGTTGTACACAATATTAGCCTGCCACCAGGTCAATTTGGTGGGCCTTATATCGAACAGTTTTTTACAGGGCAGTTAGATCCTAATGAGCACCCATTTTTTCAAGTTATTCATAACATGGGGGTTTCAGCACATTGCTTGATTCGTCGTGATGGTGAAGTCGTGCAGTTTGTGCCATTTTCTGCGCGGGCATGGCATGCTGGGCAATCTTCTTTTGCAGGGGTTGATCTTTGTAATGATTACTCAATTGGTATTGAGCTAGAAGGGACGGACTTGGTGGCTTATACCGATGAACAATATCAAGCCTTGGCAGAACTGACGCGTGAGATTATGCAGCAGTATCCAGCGATTACATTACCGAGGATCACCGGGCATCAATATATCGCACCTGCACGTAAAACGGATCCGGGGTTGTCATTTGATTGGCGTCGTTATCGCAGTTTATTAACGTCGAGACAGGGAGAGTAA
- the nadC gene encoding carboxylating nicotinate-nucleotide diphosphorylase — MKKAHNSEQRLDYLKQHLTDDVVRTVSDALREDLGGDIALANDITASLIPAEMRNQATIITREDGVFCGQLWADEVFKQLGGEVSIEWHVQDGDRVQANQTLCVLSGPSRALLTGERNAMNFIQTLSGCATETARYVKELEGTNCRLLDTRKTIPGLRSALKYAVACGGGFNHRVGVFDAYLIKENHIMACGGIEQAIQTAKQLNPGKPVEIETETLKELTAAIEAGADIVMLDNFTLEMMREAVRINSGRVALENSGNITIETLREYAETGVDYISVGALTKHIRAMDLSMRFI; from the coding sequence ATGAAAAAAGCACATAACAGTGAACAACGATTAGACTACTTGAAACAACATTTAACTGACGACGTCGTTCGCACCGTTAGTGATGCATTGCGCGAAGATCTCGGTGGAGACATTGCTTTAGCTAATGACATCACCGCAAGTTTGATTCCAGCCGAAATGCGTAATCAAGCGACGATCATAACTCGAGAAGATGGCGTTTTTTGTGGGCAATTATGGGCAGATGAAGTTTTCAAACAATTAGGTGGTGAAGTTTCGATAGAATGGCACGTGCAAGATGGTGACCGCGTACAGGCCAATCAAACTCTATGTGTTCTCTCAGGACCATCCCGAGCACTGTTAACAGGTGAGCGCAATGCCATGAATTTTATTCAGACTCTATCAGGCTGTGCCACCGAAACTGCAAGATATGTAAAAGAATTAGAAGGCACTAACTGCCGCTTACTAGATACTCGTAAAACGATTCCAGGACTGCGTAGTGCTCTGAAATATGCCGTCGCTTGTGGGGGTGGTTTTAACCATAGAGTTGGGGTGTTTGATGCCTATTTGATCAAAGAAAATCACATTATGGCATGTGGTGGAATTGAGCAAGCCATTCAAACAGCGAAGCAATTGAATCCGGGGAAACCGGTAGAAATAGAAACCGAGACATTAAAAGAGCTCACTGCTGCTATCGAAGCCGGCGCTGATATTGTCATGTTAGATAACTTCACCCTTGAAATGATGCGTGAAGCCGTCAGAATCAATTCAGGCCGTGTAGCATTAGAAAACTCAGGCAACATCACCATTGAAACATTAAGAGAGTATGCCGAAACGGGCGTTGATTATATTTCGGTCGGAGCACTAACAAAACACATTCGCGCTATGGATCTTTCAATGCGCTTTATCTGA
- a CDS encoding pilin, which translates to MPNQKSKGFSLIELMIVVAIIATLSAIAIPAYRNYVTKSQLTAGITVLRNLITPAELYLQEHAHLVTGTDLTYLGISKDSSKLGTLSIENDGTLSFHYVSPAGAVAHLNRDEVTGWQCQLSLPNDIDPALTPVSCR; encoded by the coding sequence ATGCCCAATCAAAAATCAAAAGGATTCAGCTTGATCGAGCTAATGATCGTCGTCGCTATCATTGCCACATTATCAGCCATTGCGATTCCTGCTTACCGTAATTATGTAACGAAAAGTCAGTTAACCGCAGGAATTACCGTACTACGTAACCTCATCACCCCGGCAGAACTCTATTTACAAGAGCATGCTCATTTAGTCACTGGAACCGATTTAACTTACTTAGGTATCAGCAAAGACAGCTCAAAACTTGGCACCCTCAGTATTGAAAATGATGGCACTCTTTCGTTCCATTATGTCTCTCCTGCAGGAGCAGTCGCACATCTTAATCGTGATGAGGTCACCGGATGGCAATGCCAGTTATCACTACCCAATGATATTGATCCTGCATTAACACCAGTGAGCTGCCGCTAA
- a CDS encoding cyclic-phosphate processing receiver domain-containing protein, which translates to MKVYLDDERSTPKGWHRVYWPEEAIALLQQGKVTEVSLDHDLGDDAHGTGYDVVLWIEEAVATQGFQPPVIRVHSANSSARQKMESGISNIKRLSMLG; encoded by the coding sequence ATGAAGGTTTACCTTGATGATGAACGGTCAACTCCGAAAGGATGGCATCGGGTTTACTGGCCTGAAGAAGCTATCGCCTTGCTACAGCAAGGAAAGGTGACTGAAGTCAGCCTAGATCATGATCTAGGAGATGATGCTCATGGTACTGGCTATGATGTGGTTTTGTGGATTGAAGAGGCGGTTGCAACACAAGGTTTTCAACCACCGGTTATACGGGTTCATAGCGCTAATTCATCAGCAAGACAGAAAATGGAATCTGGAATATCTAATATCAAACGGTTAAGTATGTTGGGTTGA
- a CDS encoding AAA family ATPase, which produces MPIATKICDLINSKGKPDWWRYTLNQALVLGELSHQELETAYILAKMEFGLEDKSPDYEILTQQAKATGYHAETEENKLISVGNALNISTLAAEKKIEFSPKGLTVIYGNNGAGKSSYAKILKNACLTRGEAPALKHNVFAAKIGIPSAEIQIESNGKPELVIWNNQLEPDPRLKSIRVFDSQSSIHYLSKTDTLDFKPAALKLLDELLKVSSFIADKAKKEETSCIPIHVLPQMNIGTTPSKLVISSQLKPENVDLLCATQKELSELQELRKEVIELTNNSPQTLKDRYQKRRLRAVPLQKFLQNLVDTLNLKSVEQYKAVYSKKEQTKLAAAELSSVTFSQLPVSNIGSEQWLTMWNAAKLFIENAEQNKTFPLQEGDHCPTCLQEIDNTTASRLASFDTYLRSELQKEADAALKNWNTELKKIKDLSFSTIPYDAILNEIKEKDAELGTQFDTLILTLKTRSDSLLQDTPVFKQEEINSVALTRLNSYITKLEEAEKAVLNDEAKAAAIKVKQQRIFEIEDKEKILAVKEQIKAEIAKAKQRDAYDKVKRSTSTTAITRLNNEICSSGSIGRMQEFFNSELEKLGFNHFKINALTKGVKGNQNFSIQLSDNNTNIIDIASEGEQKCISLASFFAELATDSRKSAIIFDDPVNSLDHIWRLRFATRIVEEAKSRQVIVFTHDLPFMKMIQETADDVTIRAVTRNKSVTGIPLDAPPWDALKTQSRIGFLKDRLVRARKAANVSIEDYQHQAGFIYGKMRETWERLVEEWLIRGVVERFNREVKTQSCRYLTDITDLDVETINTAMSKCSTYMHGHDMAEEVAGAFPDIDELEKDVADLDEYFTNLKKRRK; this is translated from the coding sequence ATGCCAATTGCAACAAAAATCTGTGACCTAATAAACAGTAAAGGAAAGCCTGATTGGTGGAGGTACACTCTAAACCAAGCATTGGTTTTAGGCGAACTATCACATCAAGAACTCGAAACTGCTTACATACTTGCAAAGATGGAGTTTGGTTTAGAAGACAAAAGTCCAGATTACGAAATATTAACTCAGCAAGCTAAAGCAACTGGATATCATGCAGAAACTGAAGAAAACAAACTTATTTCTGTTGGTAATGCTTTAAACATATCAACACTTGCTGCGGAGAAAAAAATCGAGTTTTCACCGAAAGGGTTAACTGTTATTTATGGTAACAACGGAGCTGGGAAGTCGAGTTATGCCAAGATATTGAAGAATGCCTGCTTAACAAGGGGGGAAGCTCCTGCTCTAAAACATAACGTCTTCGCTGCCAAAATTGGAATACCATCGGCAGAAATTCAAATAGAGTCAAATGGTAAACCAGAATTGGTGATATGGAACAATCAATTGGAGCCAGACCCTCGTCTTAAATCTATTCGAGTATTTGACTCACAATCATCAATTCACTATCTGTCTAAAACTGATACTTTGGACTTCAAACCAGCGGCTTTGAAGCTATTAGATGAGTTGCTCAAAGTGAGTAGCTTCATCGCGGATAAGGCGAAAAAGGAAGAGACCTCTTGTATACCCATCCATGTTCTTCCGCAAATGAATATAGGAACAACACCAAGCAAACTAGTCATAAGCTCACAGTTAAAACCTGAGAACGTAGATTTATTGTGTGCTACTCAAAAAGAACTGTCTGAATTACAAGAATTGAGAAAAGAAGTTATTGAACTGACTAATAATTCTCCTCAAACACTTAAAGACCGATATCAAAAAAGAAGACTTCGGGCTGTGCCGCTTCAAAAGTTCTTACAAAATCTAGTAGATACACTAAATCTAAAGTCGGTGGAACAGTATAAGGCTGTATACAGCAAAAAAGAACAAACCAAGTTAGCTGCGGCTGAGTTAAGTTCTGTAACATTTTCTCAATTACCAGTATCGAATATAGGTTCCGAACAATGGCTTACGATGTGGAACGCGGCCAAACTATTCATTGAAAATGCAGAACAAAATAAGACATTTCCACTACAGGAAGGTGACCACTGCCCAACATGCCTACAGGAAATTGATAATACAACAGCATCTCGATTAGCTTCTTTCGATACTTACCTTCGCAGTGAGTTGCAAAAAGAAGCAGATGCTGCATTGAAAAATTGGAATACAGAACTTAAGAAAATTAAGGACTTAAGTTTTTCTACTATTCCATATGACGCCATTCTCAATGAAATCAAAGAGAAGGATGCAGAGTTAGGTACGCAGTTTGATACGCTGATTCTAACACTTAAAACTAGGTCTGATAGCTTGTTACAAGACACCCCTGTATTTAAACAAGAGGAAATAAATTCAGTAGCGCTTACACGGTTAAACTCCTACATAACTAAATTGGAGGAAGCAGAGAAAGCTGTACTGAATGACGAAGCAAAAGCTGCTGCAATTAAGGTTAAACAGCAGAGAATCTTTGAGATTGAAGACAAAGAGAAAATCTTAGCGGTCAAAGAGCAAATTAAAGCTGAAATTGCGAAAGCTAAGCAAAGAGACGCCTATGATAAGGTTAAGCGATCCACTTCTACAACTGCTATCACGAGGTTAAATAACGAGATATGTAGCTCTGGTTCGATAGGACGGATGCAAGAGTTTTTCAATAGTGAGCTAGAAAAATTAGGTTTTAACCACTTCAAAATTAATGCTCTCACGAAAGGTGTTAAAGGGAACCAAAACTTCAGTATTCAGCTTTCAGATAACAATACAAACATTATCGATATTGCAAGTGAAGGAGAGCAAAAGTGTATATCTTTAGCGAGCTTCTTTGCGGAGTTAGCTACCGATAGCAGAAAGTCTGCAATCATCTTTGATGATCCCGTAAATTCTCTTGATCACATATGGAGGCTGAGATTCGCAACAAGAATCGTTGAGGAAGCAAAATCAAGACAAGTAATCGTATTTACTCATGACTTACCTTTCATGAAAATGATTCAAGAGACTGCTGACGATGTAACTATTAGAGCGGTTACTAGAAATAAGAGTGTTACAGGTATTCCTCTCGATGCTCCACCTTGGGACGCTTTAAAAACACAAAGCAGAATAGGTTTTCTCAAAGATAGGTTAGTCAGAGCTAGAAAAGCAGCCAACGTATCCATAGAAGACTATCAGCATCAAGCAGGCTTTATCTATGGGAAAATGCGAGAAACTTGGGAAAGGCTTGTCGAAGAATGGCTGATTCGTGGTGTTGTTGAGCGTTTCAATAGGGAAGTAAAAACCCAGAGTTGCAGATACCTAACTGATATTACTGACCTAGATGTTGAAACCATTAATACTGCTATGAGCAAGTGCAGTACATATATGCACGGACATGATATGGCAGAGGAAGTCGCTGGTGCATTTCCAGATATTGATGAATTGGAAAAAGATGTAGCAGACCTGGATGAGTACTTTACTAACCTGAAAAAACGAAGAAAATAA
- a CDS encoding GspE/PulE family protein, translating into MSHLIPLLSHHQLLTVEQAKHALQVTKNKNISAIDALLQSQFLTSKVIQQFLSHQLKLPIVELSYIAPIIDEIALPMSLLRHYQIIPIEQSVSHIIMAVSDPTQEQLQQECQLATGKQIQLQVADHHQLKALLKQYVPSSTDSSNTIQEQRLLYLMEETESPEQEEAAGTSSPIAQSIDELLITAFEQHASDIHFEPHQHHYRIRFRRDGLLSEHLSLPIKLHRRFVARLKIMAHMDIAERRRPQDGRILFTLPDKKALDLRLSTLPTQWGEKVVIRLLATEQQQLSLSLLGMTAEQQQIYFNALQNPQGFILVTGPTGSGKTQTLYTGLNSLDRHTLNISTVEDPIEITLDNINQVAVNPAIELNFTQVLRALLRQDPDVLMVGEIRDTETARIAIKAAQTGHLVLSTLHTNSAVETLIRLHHIGIENYHISASLTLIIAQRLIRKLCPECKQPHAPTPTESQWLNIEPSIAIFTANSQGCSKCHMGYQGRIGIYELLPVSPEIQSLLLINASQQQLEQQATTQGIMTLKSSAAALVIQGISSIAECRRVLAMQESLL; encoded by the coding sequence ATGAGTCATTTAATTCCGTTACTTTCACACCATCAGTTGCTCACCGTAGAGCAAGCGAAACATGCACTACAAGTTACGAAAAACAAAAATATTTCAGCCATCGACGCTTTACTTCAGTCACAGTTTTTAACCAGTAAAGTCATTCAACAATTTCTCAGTCACCAACTCAAATTGCCTATCGTTGAACTGAGTTATATTGCGCCGATTATCGATGAAATTGCCCTTCCTATGTCTTTACTTCGTCATTACCAAATTATACCGATTGAGCAATCGGTATCTCACATCATCATGGCCGTTTCCGACCCGACTCAAGAGCAGCTACAACAAGAATGTCAGTTAGCAACAGGCAAACAAATCCAGCTACAGGTTGCCGATCATCACCAGCTAAAAGCATTACTTAAGCAATATGTTCCCTCCTCAACAGATTCAAGCAACACCATTCAAGAACAGCGCTTACTGTATTTAATGGAAGAAACTGAATCTCCAGAACAAGAAGAAGCCGCAGGAACAAGCTCTCCCATCGCTCAATCCATTGATGAACTGCTCATCACGGCGTTTGAACAACATGCTTCCGATATCCATTTTGAACCGCATCAACACCACTATAGGATTCGTTTTCGTCGCGATGGTTTGCTAAGTGAACATCTTTCGTTACCCATTAAGCTCCATCGTCGCTTTGTAGCACGGTTAAAAATCATGGCTCACATGGATATAGCGGAGCGTCGTCGTCCACAAGATGGGCGGATCTTATTCACATTACCCGATAAAAAGGCATTAGATTTAAGACTATCAACCCTACCGACCCAATGGGGCGAAAAAGTTGTCATAAGGCTGCTGGCGACCGAGCAACAGCAGCTTTCATTATCGCTTCTGGGAATGACAGCTGAACAGCAACAAATTTATTTTAACGCCCTGCAAAACCCTCAAGGTTTTATCTTAGTCACCGGCCCTACGGGAAGTGGCAAAACACAGACACTGTACACTGGATTAAACTCACTTGATCGCCATACTTTAAATATCTCCACCGTTGAAGATCCGATTGAGATCACCTTAGATAACATTAACCAAGTTGCAGTTAACCCAGCGATTGAACTTAACTTCACACAAGTTCTACGCGCTTTATTACGCCAAGATCCTGATGTGCTGATGGTGGGAGAAATTCGTGATACCGAAACCGCTCGAATCGCAATCAAAGCAGCCCAAACTGGTCACTTAGTTCTTTCTACCCTACATACCAATTCCGCCGTTGAAACATTAATTCGGCTTCACCATATCGGTATTGAGAATTACCATATCAGTGCCTCTTTAACTCTGATTATTGCTCAACGGTTGATAAGAAAGCTCTGTCCTGAATGTAAACAGCCACATGCGCCGACACCAACGGAAAGCCAGTGGTTAAATATTGAACCATCCATTGCCATATTTACTGCTAACTCACAAGGATGCTCTAAATGCCATATGGGTTATCAAGGACGTATAGGCATCTATGAACTACTTCCAGTTTCTCCAGAAATTCAATCTTTACTGCTCATCAATGCCTCACAACAACAGTTAGAACAGCAGGCAACAACTCAAGGAATAATGACGCTCAAATCTAGTGCGGCAGCGTTAGTCATTCAAGGTATTTCATCCATCGCTGAGTGTCGAAGAGTATTAGCTATGCAAGAATCATTACTATGA
- the dsbC gene encoding bifunctional protein-disulfide isomerase/oxidoreductase DsbC has protein sequence MLPPSDLNNFIMSTIQGLDNKVILMNLLRRILFLTLPILALTSYVPTTMAASTASESGVLKHTQIDVNLFKEHFAKLGLQVSEVIPSDIDGLVEVHTNGGVLFSTPDASQFIAGKLYGLDNNGQYVDVLAKRQAPINAKKIAQYRGDMIEYKAPHEKYAVTVFTDITCGYCAKLHSQMKEYNDAGITVRYLAFPRQGPQGQVATQMAAIWCSKDPAESMNIAKSEHKLPPKPDNLQVCEKKVAEHYQLGRELGVNGTPSIFLPNGEMVGGYLPPQQLLARLKQI, from the coding sequence ATGTTGCCACCGAGCGACTTAAACAACTTCATCATGAGCACCATCCAAGGGCTTGATAACAAGGTGATATTAATGAATTTATTACGTAGGATTCTCTTTTTAACGCTACCGATTCTGGCCCTAACCAGTTATGTACCTACAACGATGGCCGCTTCTACCGCATCAGAATCAGGAGTATTAAAGCATACCCAAATTGATGTGAATTTGTTTAAAGAACATTTTGCTAAACTCGGTTTACAAGTCAGTGAAGTTATTCCTTCTGACATCGATGGCCTAGTTGAAGTACACACCAATGGCGGGGTACTTTTTTCCACACCAGATGCCAGCCAATTTATTGCTGGCAAATTGTATGGGTTAGATAATAATGGCCAATATGTGGATGTGTTAGCTAAACGCCAAGCGCCAATAAATGCTAAAAAAATTGCCCAATATCGCGGTGACATGATTGAGTATAAAGCTCCGCATGAAAAATACGCAGTAACCGTGTTCACTGATATTACTTGCGGCTACTGTGCAAAATTACATAGCCAAATGAAAGAATATAATGACGCGGGGATTACCGTTCGTTATCTTGCTTTCCCTCGTCAGGGGCCACAAGGGCAGGTTGCGACACAAATGGCAGCAATCTGGTGTTCTAAAGATCCCGCTGAGTCGATGAATATCGCGAAAAGCGAGCATAAGTTACCGCCTAAACCAGACAATCTACAGGTATGTGAGAAGAAGGTCGCGGAGCATTATCAGCTTGGTCGTGAGTTAGGCGTAAACGGTACACCGTCTATTTTCTTACCCAATGGTGAAATGGTTGGTGGGTACCTTCCTCCGCAGCAGCTACTTGCTCGTTTAAAACAAATTTAA
- a CDS encoding type II secretion system F family protein, producing the protein MITATASLWQFHWRGVDRQGQHHHGRYLAQHENEVASYLQQQGIQLLTLEAHATSLLTRWKESATPKDIALMTRQIATLLDSGIPLGQALQLIRLRHRKAQMRSLISTIQTDIGQGYTLADSLEKYPLHFDPVYISLIRSAEQHGQLSAMFERICHYQQQREQFKKKIVRASLYPMLVVVVSIIVTYIMLVMVIPQFSELFNSFQASLPWLTQQVMSLSHNVQKYSWLLIIFTLLSGSIATYSYVHSPRIKMRVSYWTLRIPILGKLYSRAAFARFCYTCATSLKAGVSIMTTFTISTHSIGNCYLASLIPTITQRIADGESIHQAIAMQPEFPETMKQLIMVGEETGCLDEMFSRIAAIYEQEVKNQLDTIEKLIEPTMILFLGLMIGGLVLAMYLPVFNLAGVLS; encoded by the coding sequence ATGATCACAGCGACTGCCTCATTATGGCAATTTCATTGGCGAGGGGTCGATCGTCAAGGGCAACATCATCACGGACGTTACTTAGCTCAGCACGAGAACGAAGTTGCAAGCTATCTACAACAACAAGGCATTCAATTACTCACTCTAGAAGCCCATGCAACCTCCTTACTGACTCGCTGGAAAGAGAGTGCCACACCTAAAGATATTGCTTTGATGACGAGACAAATTGCCACATTACTCGACAGTGGCATTCCACTTGGACAAGCACTGCAGTTGATCCGATTACGTCATCGTAAAGCACAAATGCGTTCACTGATTAGTACGATTCAGACGGATATAGGCCAAGGCTACACGTTAGCGGATAGCCTAGAAAAATACCCACTTCATTTTGACCCGGTCTACATCAGTCTCATTCGCTCAGCCGAACAGCATGGACAGCTCAGTGCTATGTTTGAACGTATTTGCCACTACCAACAACAAAGAGAGCAATTTAAGAAAAAGATTGTCCGCGCTAGTCTCTATCCAATGTTAGTGGTCGTCGTCTCCATCATCGTCACTTACATTATGTTGGTTATGGTCATTCCTCAATTTTCAGAACTATTTAACAGTTTTCAAGCCTCGCTCCCCTGGCTAACACAGCAGGTAATGTCACTTTCTCATAACGTGCAAAAATACAGTTGGCTACTAATAATCTTCACCCTATTAAGTGGAAGTATCGCCACCTACAGCTATGTACATTCCCCACGAATAAAAATGCGTGTGAGTTACTGGACATTACGCATCCCAATTTTAGGCAAGCTCTATTCTCGTGCTGCATTTGCTCGCTTCTGCTATACCTGCGCCACCAGCTTAAAAGCCGGTGTGTCCATTATGACAACGTTTACAATCTCTACTCACAGCATCGGCAACTGTTATCTAGCCAGTTTGATTCCAACCATTACACAAAGAATCGCCGATGGTGAATCGATTCATCAGGCTATCGCAATGCAACCCGAGTTTCCGGAAACCATGAAACAACTAATAATGGTTGGGGAGGAAACAGGATGCCTTGATGAGATGTTCAGCCGAATTGCCGCTATATATGAACAAGAAGTAAAAAATCAGCTCGATACTATAGAAAAACTCATCGAACCCACCATGATTCTCTTTTTGGGCTTGATGATTGGTGGTTTAGTCCTCGCTATGTATTTGCCTGTGTTTAACTTAGCGGGAGTATTGAGTTAA
- a CDS encoding helix-turn-helix domain-containing protein — MSTDNPIPKRLKEARKKMKISQKNWGLVSVWNLVQRVARMNQYEKGVHTPDVRTLKLLAKELGVPLNYFFCEDDSTAEIATAIFKIIRRARNQVIEFINSLQERDK; from the coding sequence GTGTCAACAGACAACCCAATCCCAAAGCGTCTCAAAGAAGCCCGTAAGAAAATGAAGATCTCCCAAAAGAACTGGGGATTAGTATCGGTATGGAATCTGGTACAGCGAGTGGCGCGAATGAACCAATATGAAAAGGGAGTGCACACTCCTGATGTTCGGACACTCAAACTGCTGGCTAAAGAGCTAGGAGTTCCTTTGAACTATTTTTTTTGTGAGGATGACTCAACTGCCGAGATAGCAACTGCGATTTTCAAAATTATCCGAAGAGCAAGAAATCAAGTAATTGAATTCATTAACAGTCTTCAAGAAAGAGATAAATAA